The Arachis duranensis cultivar V14167 unplaced genomic scaffold, aradu.V14167.gnm2.J7QH unplaced_Scaffold_232527, whole genome shotgun sequence genome contains a region encoding:
- the LOC107461896 gene encoding uncharacterized protein LOC107461896 yields MDRSDPNRFRNRKPASSTERFLGVPSNAPPLENPSSSSATDELTEDDVVFFGDDNADNNHLPSTASSSNSSTPNHHHLHHNNNHKGFGFGSSDTFGILAALPENDASPTAPNGTHFFHKASSVSLSSSSSSSSSRMIPAIPKPPSAHHDRMPQSSVMYHQSAPVNVPILSQAMMRRHRQFDDDDDDDVDDVTAEDDDVMLPPHEIVARNSAQSPMLACSVLEGVGRTLKGRDLRQVRNAVWRQTGFLD; encoded by the coding sequence ATGGATCGGTCTGACCCGAACCGCTTCCGTAACCGTAAACCGGCCTCCTCAACGGAACGCTTCCTTGGCGTCCCATCCAACGCGCCGCCTCTTGAAAACCCTAGCTCCTCCTCCGCCACCGACGAGCTCACCGAGGACGACGTCGTTTTCTTTGGCGACGACAACGCCGACAACAATCACCTCCCTTCCACTGCCTCCTCTTCCAACTCATCCACCCCTAaccaccaccacctccaccATAACAACAACCACAAGGGCTTCGGATTCGGCTCCTCTGACACCTTCGGCATCCTTGCCGCTCTGCCGGAAAACGACGCCTCACCTACTGCTCCAAACGGCACGCACTTCTTCCACAAGGCCTCCTCGGTTTCGCTGTcctcgtcttcttcttcttcttcgtcgcGTATGATTCCCGCCATACCGAAGCCTCCGTCAGCGCACCACGACCGGATGCCGCAGTCTTCGGTCATGTACCACCAGTCGGCGCCGGTGAACGTTCCTATTTTGTCTCAGGCGATGATGAGGAGGCACCGCCAGTTTGATGACGACGATGACGACGATGTGGACGATGTGACGGCGGAGGACGACGATGTGATGCTTCCGCCGCACGAGATTGTGGCGAGGAACTCGGCGCAGTCGCCGATGCTGGCGTGCTCGGTCCTGGAAGGGGTGGGGCGGACCCTGAAAGGGAGAGACTTACGGCAGGTTCGGAATGCGGTTTGGCGGCAAACAGGTTTccttgattga
- the LOC127744252 gene encoding uncharacterized protein LOC127744252 produces MAFAHQVVTALVFVLVLTKVDPSACQLVKGKVSCNDCTHQNYDFSGIKVSVKCEGVKRVAMATTQDNGTFKVDLPFDQHNNFMKKCHAKIIGGPNHIYARKKNQVSEIVMKGKEVKLSSPLSFFKECPQQHIEYCNAFASSKTFDFNFPFPPEWGLAPSSYYFPYFFPIIGIP; encoded by the exons ATGGCTTTTGCTCATCAAGTTGTCACAGCACTTGTTTTTGTGTTAGTTTTGACCAAAGTTGACCCCTCAGCATGCCAATTGGTGAAGGGCAAAGTCTCCTGCAATGACTGCACTCATCAAAACTACGATTTCTCTG GGATCAAGGTGTCAGTGAAGTGTGAAGGTGTGAAAAGGGTAGCCATGGCAACAACACAAGATAACGGCACCTTCAAGGTTGACCTCCCCTTTGACCAGCATAATAATTTTATGAAGAAGTGCCATGCAAAAATTATTGGAGGACCAAATCACATATATGCGAGAAAGAAGAACCAGGTGTCAGAAATTGTAATGAAGGGCAAGGAGGTAAAACTATCAAGTCCTCTTAGCTTCTTCAAAGAATGCCCCCAACAACACATTGAATATTGCAACGCGTTCGCTTCATCCAAAACCTTCGATTTCAATTTCCCTTTTCCACCCGAGTGGGGTTTGGCACCCTCTAGTTACTACTTTCCTTATTTCTTCCCTATAATTGGAATACCTTGA